From Anaerohalosphaera lusitana, one genomic window encodes:
- a CDS encoding Holliday junction DNA helicase RuvB C-terminal domain-containing protein has protein sequence MAENQVGNDVNQIEIVSLSKIRGQKKVTDLLKVNLDAYFQSRQNGNPGSFGPVLLCGHSGTGKTLVAKALHAELANLDLIETNGEMLSSSGELTSILLSATENTTVFIDECQGMHPRSQHILLTALSERVIYVPRRANNKSKQAIPLENFTLIMATTHEYFLQAALRNRMRIYARFEYYSLEDLVEIIRQRALALNWNIESGQVLTEIAKRSKKTPRIALNRNLQQCWNVAAAKGKESIGMDDVLEAFRLIQIDQLGLDELERNYLRILHQNGPTALNVISSKLALPTQTVKSVLEPYLLQENLIGKNKCSHREITFLGQEHIQNCQM, from the coding sequence GTGGCTGAGAATCAAGTTGGAAATGATGTGAATCAGATTGAGATAGTGAGCCTTTCAAAGATTCGGGGGCAGAAGAAGGTTACTGATCTTTTGAAGGTCAATCTCGACGCCTATTTTCAAAGTCGTCAGAATGGCAATCCTGGCTCATTTGGGCCAGTCCTCCTGTGTGGTCACTCAGGCACAGGAAAGACGCTCGTTGCTAAGGCTCTGCATGCTGAGCTGGCAAATCTCGACCTGATTGAAACAAATGGAGAAATGCTTTCCAGCTCAGGTGAACTCACCTCCATACTGCTGTCTGCGACTGAGAATACCACGGTCTTCATCGATGAGTGTCAGGGCATGCATCCTCGTTCCCAGCACATCCTCCTCACCGCTCTTAGTGAAAGAGTTATCTATGTTCCCAGAAGAGCAAACAACAAATCAAAGCAGGCGATCCCTCTTGAGAACTTCACCTTGATAATGGCAACAACTCACGAATACTTCCTCCAAGCGGCTCTTCGCAACAGGATGCGTATTTATGCAAGGTTTGAATACTACTCACTTGAAGATCTTGTAGAGATCATCCGCCAACGTGCTTTGGCTCTTAACTGGAATATTGAGTCCGGGCAGGTTCTTACCGAGATTGCAAAACGGAGCAAGAAAACACCGCGTATCGCTTTGAACCGTAATCTGCAACAGTGCTGGAATGTGGCTGCTGCAAAAGGAAAAGAAAGCATCGGTATGGATGATGTGCTTGAAGCATTCAGACTCATCCAAATCGACCAATTGGGCTTAGATGAGCTTGAGCGTAATTACCTTCGCATTCTTCATCAGAACGGCCCTACTGCCTTGAATGTAATCTCTTCTAAGCTTGCCCTTCCTACCCAGACTGTAAAGAGCGTTTTGGAGCCTTACCTGCTTCAAGAGAATCTGATTGGAAAGAACAAATGCTCCCACAGGGAAATCACTTTTCTTGGACAAGAGCATATTCAGAATTGTCAGATGTAA
- a CDS encoding helix-turn-helix transcriptional regulator: MSAKKMSITKPIVSITEICEMLQLSRSRYYQLVDSGFFPKPLRDEKSKRPYYDAALQKQILEARKTGIGVDGSFMLFYSPRKNESSRPMFKKKKQADPVAQELADILAGMGVEAAFEEVQKALNKLYPDGTEGMDQGIVTRELYRYFKQMK; encoded by the coding sequence ATGAGTGCCAAAAAGATGTCCATAACTAAGCCGATTGTCAGCATCACTGAAATCTGTGAAATGCTTCAGCTCTCTCGCAGTCGCTATTACCAGCTTGTCGATTCAGGTTTCTTTCCCAAACCTTTGAGGGATGAAAAGAGCAAGCGTCCCTACTATGATGCTGCTCTTCAAAAGCAAATTCTTGAAGCTCGCAAAACAGGGATTGGAGTTGATGGTTCTTTCATGCTTTTTTACTCTCCCCGCAAAAATGAAAGCAGCCGTCCCATGTTCAAGAAGAAAAAACAGGCAGATCCCGTTGCCCAGGAACTTGCTGATATCCTTGCGGGGATGGGAGTGGAAGCTGCTTTTGAAGAGGTGCAGAAAGCTCTTAACAAGCTCTACCCTGATGGTACTGAGGGTATGGATCAGGGCATAGTCACCCGTGAGTTGTATCGATATTTCAAGCAAATGAAGTAA
- a CDS encoding tyrosine-type recombinase/integrase, whose protein sequence is MSNSRPKKRMINDVILHSSDLTPQDSRTPQSIRPVPIPKQADSDQELVNLWLHGKSKHTQRYYRKDVQRFFEFTNKSLREIILKDLQEFADHIDEQDLVDGSKRRILSSVKSLFAFAHKLGYLPFDVARVLNLPTPKDTLAERILTQKQVRKIIDAENHPRNKLILKTLFFTGIRVSEMCSLCWKDLKERSEGGQVTVYGKGKKTRTLIIPEPLWSELMNFRGFVPEDIFVFRGRNRSTQMHSTTVLRIVKKAAHKAGLKVTPSPHWLRHAHASIACEKAPLHVVPFQLSKFNFC, encoded by the coding sequence ATGTCTAATTCTCGTCCAAAAAAACGCATGATTAATGATGTAATCCTGCATTCCTCGGACTTGACCCCTCAGGACAGCAGGACTCCACAATCTATCCGCCCTGTTCCTATTCCAAAGCAGGCAGATAGCGACCAGGAACTTGTAAACCTGTGGCTCCATGGCAAGAGCAAGCACACCCAGAGGTACTACAGGAAAGATGTTCAACGTTTCTTTGAATTCACCAACAAGTCACTGAGAGAAATCATCCTGAAGGACCTGCAGGAGTTCGCCGACCATATTGATGAGCAGGATCTTGTTGACGGCTCCAAAAGAAGAATTCTTTCAAGCGTCAAATCTCTTTTTGCATTTGCTCATAAATTGGGCTACCTTCCTTTTGATGTCGCCCGTGTTCTGAATCTTCCTACTCCCAAGGATACACTTGCAGAACGAATCCTCACCCAGAAACAGGTCAGAAAAATCATCGATGCTGAAAACCATCCTCGCAATAAACTTATTCTCAAGACGCTATTCTTCACTGGGATCAGAGTTTCGGAGATGTGTTCTCTTTGCTGGAAAGATTTGAAGGAACGCTCAGAAGGTGGACAAGTGACCGTTTATGGTAAGGGCAAGAAAACAAGAACGCTTATTATCCCTGAGCCTCTGTGGTCTGAACTGATGAATTTCAGGGGTTTTGTTCCTGAAGATATTTTCGTTTTTCGGGGAAGGAACAGAAGCACTCAGATGCATTCCACTACGGTTCTGAGGATCGTCAAAAAGGCTGCTCACAAAGCAGGTTTGAAGGTCACTCCTTCTCCCCATTGGCTCCGCCATGCACATGCTTCAATTGCATGCGAGAAGGCTCCCTTGCATGTAGTGCCGTTTCAATTATCTAAGTTTAACTTTTGCTGA
- a CDS encoding transposase, whose product MNQPASNGPTISFDEFGPLEIRPQPGRNYCHTDHPKRLPATYTRKHGVQHWLAFYDVHQKKLWGYVRPRKRHQEFLEVLKLTRKKYPANQRIHLILDNFSPHRKDKVLRYCRENNIHLIWTPTNASWLNPIECQFTHVKEFVIRGTNYQNHNELKIALNRYVAYRNKKNQQKLNLDN is encoded by the coding sequence GTGAACCAGCCGGCCTCAAACGGGCCGACCATATCATTCGACGAGTTCGGACCGCTGGAGATTCGTCCTCAGCCAGGCCGGAATTACTGTCATACCGACCATCCCAAGAGGCTGCCTGCGACCTATACCCGCAAACACGGCGTTCAGCACTGGCTGGCGTTTTACGATGTCCATCAGAAAAAGCTCTGGGGATATGTTCGGCCACGCAAGCGGCATCAGGAGTTCTTGGAAGTTTTGAAACTGACCAGGAAAAAGTATCCTGCGAACCAGCGGATCCATCTGATACTGGACAATTTCTCGCCGCACCGCAAGGACAAGGTTCTGCGGTACTGTCGCGAGAACAATATTCATCTGATCTGGACGCCGACCAACGCATCATGGCTAAATCCTATCGAATGTCAGTTTACCCATGTTAAGGAATTCGTCATACGCGGAACTAATTATCAAAACCACAATGAGCTTAAAATCGCTCTGAATAGATACGTAGCATATCGCAATAAAAAAAATCAGCAAAAGTTAAACTTAGATAATTGA
- a CDS encoding helix-turn-helix domain-containing protein, whose translation MCLYARDLSTSEGQQIQRILRSSKSRIKIRRGQVILASNQGYKVPAIAELVHYSPHHVRAIIKDFNQRGLKALEPKPRPGRPPEFTEDDKAIIAETAKCPPDLLDCPFKRWSLEKLREYLVQEKIVPTISIETLRTILREKKVKLRRTKTWKECNDPNLKSKKN comes from the coding sequence ATGTGTCTGTACGCCAGAGACCTCAGTACCAGTGAAGGCCAGCAAATTCAGCGGATACTCCGCAGCAGCAAAAGCCGAATCAAGATTCGTCGCGGCCAAGTCATTCTTGCCTCTAACCAGGGCTATAAAGTTCCTGCTATCGCCGAGCTGGTTCACTATTCGCCGCACCATGTCAGGGCCATCATCAAAGACTTTAACCAACGCGGCCTTAAGGCGTTGGAGCCCAAGCCCCGGCCGGGAAGACCGCCGGAGTTTACCGAGGACGACAAGGCCATTATTGCCGAGACTGCAAAATGTCCGCCCGATCTTCTGGACTGCCCTTTTAAGCGGTGGTCCCTGGAAAAACTGCGTGAATATCTTGTCCAGGAAAAGATCGTTCCTACGATCAGCATTGAAACACTCAGGACCATCCTGCGTGAAAAGAAGGTCAAGCTCCGGCGGACAAAGACGTGGAAAGAGTGCAACGACCCCAATCTCAAGTCTAAAAAAAACTAA
- a CDS encoding DUF2958 domain-containing protein, which yields MKLLTEEIKRTLPKLYSQEEVTDPMVPLKFFTPDSSFTWLIIEGDEESEGDWLFFCKVVSHLCPEGELGYVRLSDLEEIRGPLGLPVERDLYWEAKPLSKCK from the coding sequence ATGAAACTCTTAACAGAAGAAATCAAGCGAACCCTTCCAAAACTTTACAGTCAAGAAGAAGTGACAGATCCTATGGTCCCGTTGAAATTCTTTACCCCTGATAGCTCGTTTACATGGCTTATCATTGAAGGCGATGAAGAGTCCGAGGGGGATTGGCTCTTTTTCTGCAAGGTCGTAAGTCATCTCTGTCCTGAGGGGGAATTGGGATATGTTCGTCTCTCTGATTTAGAGGAAATCAGGGGACCACTGGGACTCCCTGTTGAGCGGGATCTGTACTGGGAAGCCAAGCCCCTGAGCAAGTGCAAATAA
- a CDS encoding 3'-5' exonuclease: MAAVKGIKELSIYETPIAVIDFETTGLTPGVDRVVEVSVYRMEPGKKPVLAFDTLVNPQRPMSATEIHGITEDDVANAPVFSDIAGGLVDSLSGCVVSAYNVYFDIKFLAYELNQLGIPQTPPHFCLMYMRPMLGLGKRCNLEKACEYHNVDYKAVHIASSDAEASASLMERYLEEMTKQKVRTFGDLARLKKYKFTESFVASPMNGAGGLRLTKSERFLSRSGFQSSIEINPERQALAEYWEALRMVVADLEVTDEELAQMLQLRKEIHLPKEKIRMLHAKAFASVISQFIDDKWLDDKEVLKLRRLKRCLSRLGWAPGD, encoded by the coding sequence ATGGCTGCTGTCAAGGGAATAAAGGAACTCTCAATTTATGAAACGCCAATAGCAGTAATTGACTTTGAAACTACGGGATTAACTCCTGGCGTGGATCGAGTTGTTGAAGTATCGGTCTACCGAATGGAGCCCGGCAAAAAACCTGTGTTGGCTTTTGATACTCTGGTTAATCCTCAGCGACCAATGTCAGCAACGGAAATTCATGGCATCACAGAAGATGATGTTGCAAATGCTCCTGTTTTTTCTGATATTGCAGGAGGGCTAGTCGATTCTTTGTCAGGGTGTGTGGTATCCGCTTACAATGTCTATTTCGACATAAAGTTCCTGGCTTATGAGCTGAATCAGTTGGGGATTCCGCAGACACCTCCGCATTTTTGCCTTATGTACATGCGACCGATGCTTGGTTTAGGTAAACGGTGCAACTTGGAAAAGGCCTGTGAGTATCACAATGTTGATTACAAGGCAGTTCATATAGCGTCCTCTGATGCAGAAGCTTCAGCAAGTCTCATGGAGCGTTACTTGGAGGAAATGACTAAACAGAAGGTCAGAACTTTCGGTGACTTGGCTCGACTTAAAAAATATAAATTTACTGAAAGTTTTGTCGCTTCACCAATGAATGGGGCAGGAGGGTTGCGGCTCACCAAAAGTGAACGATTTCTTTCTCGTTCAGGTTTTCAGTCTTCCATTGAGATCAATCCAGAGCGGCAGGCATTAGCTGAATACTGGGAGGCATTGAGAATGGTTGTAGCTGATCTTGAAGTTACAGATGAGGAGCTGGCACAGATGCTTCAATTGCGTAAAGAAATTCATCTGCCGAAAGAGAAGATTCGAATGTTACATGCAAAAGCGTTTGCTTCTGTTATCAGTCAGTTCATTGATGATAAATGGCTTGATGATAAAGAGGTGCTTAAACTCAGAAGACTGAAAAGATGCTTGTCAAGGCTGGGCTGGGCTCCAGGAGATTGA